The following nucleotide sequence is from Flavobacterium sp. N1736.
TTCCAAGAATCTTTTTCTTTGAATAAAGTAAAAGTATTGACTCCCAAATGACTCAATTTATCATTCAGATAAAATTCATAAGGAGCCCAAACATGTGCCATAGTTCCGTCAACTTGTATATTATAGCTCAATATCTTTTCTTTAAATTTTAAATCAGGAGGTATTGCAGCAATAGATTTGTAAAATTCACTTGCAATTTCGCCAGATAGTTTATTTCCTTTAGCTGCACTTTCACTAATGGATTGCAAAATAATTCTATCCGAACAAATTGATTTCAATTTAATTGTATCTTTTTGATGAAATGCCTCAAAAAAAGATTCAATAGTTTTTTGCACATCTTGTTGTTGTGCGTTCGAAGATAATC
It contains:
- a CDS encoding nuclear transport factor 2 family protein is translated as MKTYFIIILVFAGLSSNAQQQDVQKTIESFFEAFHQKDTIKLKSICSDRIILQSISESAAKGNKLSGEIASEFYKSIAAIPPDLKFKEKILSYNIQVDGTMAHVWAPYEFYLNDKLSHLGVNTFTLFKEKDSWKIIYLIDTRRK